From the genome of Anopheles moucheti chromosome 3, idAnoMoucSN_F20_07, whole genome shotgun sequence, one region includes:
- the LOC128300337 gene encoding general odorant-binding protein 56a-like, producing the protein MQNLQIAFLLLLGAVTTMAFFTEEQHEIAKALTDACHAELGGDLPEDFATKMRLGDLTLDSETSKCTIQCIFAKVGFTDEDGVANRAVLIAKLTKGNPIEKATTFADVCEKNEGASKCDKAFSLYQCYNKNKSIFD; encoded by the exons ATGCAGAACCTGCAGATTGCATTCCTGTTGCTCCTGGGAGCTGTAACGACGATG GCATTCTTCACGGAGGAGCAACACGAGATTGCCAAAGCGTTGACCGACGCCTGTCACGCGGAATTAGGTGGCGATCTGCCGGAGGACTTTGCGACCAAGATGCGCCTGGGTGATCTAACGCTGGACAGTGAAACGTCAAAG TGTACCATACAGTGCATTTTCGCAAAGGTGGGTTTCACGGATGAGGACGGTGTGGCCAACCGGGCCGTGTTGATCGCCAAGCTAACGAAGGGTAATCCCATCGAGAAGGCGACAACGTTTGCCGATGTGTGCGAAAAGAACGAAGGTGCCAGTAAGTGTGATAAGGCGTTCAGCTTGTACCAGTGCTACAACAAGAACAAATCTATCTTTGACTGA
- the LOC128300335 gene encoding uncharacterized protein LOC128300335 — translation MAHFSITEMPDLKVTDTFPKSGRVTEVCKEWLVREDGALAYQLQNQEISEHYKGNKQRNQIVRQDFPTALSEQIREKEDAERQAALYHQMINEQEEMDAKVARDIAEQLNRETQAKRQMELQRGELLARKLQEQANLSDRRHPSAGAGHSGRQPAQEQNPFPLPPRTHPKPKQGVANGAQELPNNSSSSHFMAHSPTPVTQSNEPGLHYASLDLNAPKRPPPQPVFQNGRAAPLSPTHHVGGYQERSEIFPPPEQQYPAANFNQYSDDEEPPALSGAGTGGAYANINLHSHTPEKKQPPPPAGSAYRQYGRTNRSPSDNVDSIRPYNMPLSNDDFQYQYPLPPTVNNISGSSSRNGGHMSGVPRYSHNNIVPTTEADYQNNTNFNKMSPEKYVTPTPSHGAGVGAEPPFEGVAYPRRSEAPPLQRTANPINYNLYDDDDIEEALASTSSGTYTATPLNQLGLPVDAGPGPSNRYANGGATPKGVLHHHHPHPQHGNGGIYQNQPHSSHASPSHSKNSSYDKTDRIRTLQDLGLPPDEIQEIDMRLEQELRDAELARKLQEEEGGQVDQEFIDRKVAMEAQDKELAKMLQERERAKAKRAREKARLKKEQRLQQQKQEQRADGTVSEEDPAALGESSGDPANHSPPGDDDAAAIGDASYSNPIDMLQQQQRPPKLISPTGSSSGARGYYGPTVPVPSAEHPLYNHRTQGSISSHGSGSGSVSNSHHHPPQAHPPVGPISDENYSNPVDMIKQQKQQQQLLFQQQQLLQQQQQQRGGPNLKLSANVQRLVENGRKEDEIYVLPVSQEDHPAVDLHPSQRTPPRSSMQPGHDARGLVNGGRLLSSPGSRNQYLDDNIAAKIDPTFGGTGMGHSPSSTGTSSSVANTSQPDILEFSDPGSSSPVPPPYMPIQGTRRNNVTDGKKRKPKERCAQQ, via the exons TTTGCAAAGAATGGCTGGTTCGGGAGGATGGTGCCTTAGCTTATCAACTGCAGAATCAAGAGA TTAGTGAACATTATAAAGGCAATAAACAGCGCAACCAAATCGTTCGGCAGGATTTTCCGACCGCCCTTTCGGAGCAGATCCGCGAAAAGGAGGATGCAGAGCGACAGGCTGCTCTCTACCATCAGATGATCAATGAGCA AGAAGAAATGGACGCAAAAGTAGCTCGAGATATTGCGGAGCAGCTGAACCGAGAGACCCAAGCCAAGCGACAGATGGAGCTGCAGCGTGGAGAACTGTTGGCCCGTAAGCTTCAGGAGCAAGCAAACCTGAGTGACCGAAGACATCCGTCCGCCGGTGCTGGACATTCTGGGCGACAGCCCGCTCAAGAGCAAAATCCATTTCCACTGCCACCACGCACACATCCAAAGCCCAAACAAGGAGTTGCAAATGGGGCTCAGGAGCTGCCGAATAACTCCAGCTCCTCACATTTTATGGCACACTCCCCAACTCCCGTGACACAAAGCAATGAACCGGGACTGCATTATGCTTCGTTGGATTTGAATGCTCCGAAACGACCACCACCGCAACCAGTATTCCAGAATGGCAGGGCAGCTCCGTTAAGCCCTACTCACCATGTCGGAGGCTACCAGGAGCGTTCGGAAATATTTCCCCCTCCGGAACAGCAGTATCCGGCAGCAAACTTTAATCAGTACTCCGACGATGAAGAACCGCCTGCTTTGAGTGGAGCAGGCACAGGAGGAGCATATGCCAATATAAACCTTCATTCACACACACCGGAGAAGAaacaaccaccgccaccagccGGTTCAGCGTACCGCCAATATGGCCGAACGAATCGTTCACCTTCGGATAATGTGGACAGCATTCGTCCTTATAATATGCCGCTCTCAAATGATGACTTCCAATATCAGTACCCTTTGCCACCGACGGTAAACAACATATCTGGTTCGTCTAGTAGAAACGGTGGGCATATGTCTGGAGTACCCCGGTACAGCCATAACAACATCGTACCGACAACAGAGGCCGACTATCAGAATAATACGAACTTCAACAAGATGTCACCGGAAAAGTACGTTACTCCGACACCCAGTCATGGGGCGGGAGTTGGTGCAGAACCACCTTTCGAAGGTGTAGCCTACCCTCGACGCAGCGAAGCACCACCCTTACAACGAACCGCGAACCCAATCAACTACAACCtgtacgatgatgatgacataGAGGAAGCATTAGCAAGTACCAGCAGTGGAACGTACACCGCGACTCCACTCAATCAGCTTGGACTTCCGGTCGATGCTGGACCAGGACCGAGCAACAGGTATGCTAATGGGGGAGCTACACCGAAAGGTGTacttcatcaccatcatccgcATCCGCAACATGGCAATGGGGGGATCTATCAGAATCAGCCACATTCATCGCATGCCTCACCGAGTCACTCGAAAAACAGCAGCTACGACAAGACGGATCGTATTCGCACGCTACAAGATTTGGGTTTACCGCCGGACGAGATACAGGAGATCGATATGCGGCTCGAGCAGGAGTTGCGTGATGCG GAATTGGCACGCAAGCTGCAGGAAGAGGAAGGTGGCCAGGTGGATCAGGAATTTATCGACCGGAAGGTAGCGATGGAAGCACAAGATAAAGAGCTCGCTAAAATGCTACAGGAACGGGAACGTGCCAAAGCAAAGCGTGCCCGCGAGAAGGCGCGCCTTAAGAAGGAGCAACGTTTGCAGCAACAGAAACAGGAACAACGTGCTGACGGCACTGTATCGGAGGAAGACCCGGCAGCGTTGGGCGAAAGCTCAGGAGATCCGGCAAACCATTCCCCAccgggtgatgatgatgctgctgctatcGGTGATGCTTCCTACTCGAACCCGATCGAtatgctgcagcagcagcagcgaccaCCAAAATTGATCTCCCCAACTGGATCTTCGTCCGGCGCGAGAGGATATTACGGGCCGACTGTTCCCGTCCCATCTGCGGAACATCCGCTGTACAATCATCGTACGCAGGGCAGCATATCGTCACATGGTTCTGGATCGGGTAGCGTCAGCAAcagtcatcatcatccaccgcAAGCGCACCCGCCGGTTGGTCCGATCAGCGATGAAAACTACTCGAATCCAGTTGATATGATTAagcagcagaaacagcaacagcaactgctgtttcaacaacagcaacttctacagcaacagcagcaacaacgcgGTGGACCTAACTTGAAGCTATCCGCCAACGTGCAACGGTTGGTGGAGAACGGTCGAAAGGAGGACGAAATTTATGTGCTGCCCGTTTCGCAGGAAGATCATCCCGCTGTTGATCTGCATCCATCGCAACGAACGCCTCCAAGGTCGTCAATGCAGCCGGGTCATGATGCACGTGGATTGGTAAACGGGGGTCGGCTGCTTTCATCGCCTGGTTCGAG AAATCAATACTTGGATGATAATATAGCCGCAAAGATTGATCCAACATTCGGCGGAACAGGAATGGGACATTCACCAAGCTCCACTGGTACCTCATCATCCGTCGCAAACACATCGCAGCCAG ACATCCTCGAATTCTCTGATCCCGGTTCCTCTAGTCCAGTACCACCACCGTATATGCCGATACAGGGAACACGCCGTAACAATGTGACCGATGGAAAGAAGCGCAAACCAAAGGAACGATGCGCTCAGCAATAG